One region of Citrus sinensis cultivar Valencia sweet orange chromosome 6, DVS_A1.0, whole genome shotgun sequence genomic DNA includes:
- the LOC127902983 gene encoding uncharacterized protein LOC127902983: MESVSELAKKDPPPLEGDRSAKKAKFRIEGDDEDNPPLVSFKDKLMETHDTMEEDLMGKEDDLVFDLEDVVIETEGHLPSISFSQKVHAQLVKPWRTAVVIKLLGRTIGYKGFTVIDLENDFSWLSLKRRVMPNNALTQGPWSILGHYLTVQQWSPRFDCSTETIDSGVAWIRLPGMPHHYYHKRILRMLGQVIGKVIKIDYNTESPCRGKFARIAVELDLAKPLCSQFLLDGKLQKVEYENLPLICYECGKYSHLSITCLERTSNEEDTHGAELSLRSVLGRLHHPRQIDPVTLSLDRG, translated from the exons ATGGAGAGCGTTTCCGAACTGGCGAAAAAGGACCCTCCTCCTTTGGAGGGTGACCGGTCTGCAAAAAAGGCAAAGTTTAGGATTGAAGGAGACGATGAGGATAATCCTCCATTGGTATCCTTCAAAGACAAGTTGATGGAAACACATGACACTATGGAGGAGGATCTCATGGGGAAGGAGGATGATCTGGTGTTTGACTTGGAGGATGTAGTGATAGAAACGGAAGGACATCTGCCTTCGATCTCATTCTCACAGAAAGTTCATGCACAGCTCGTGAAACCATGGAGGACAGCTGTGGTTATCAAGCTTCTCGGAAGAACGATTGGCTACAAG GGTTTTACAGTGATTGACCTTGAGAATGATTTTTCTTGGTTAAGTTTAAAACGGAGGGTGATGCCCAATAACGCTCTCACGCAAGGACCTTGGTCTATATTGGGGCACTACTTGACAGTTCAACAATGGTCTCCTAGGTTTGATTGCTCTACGGAAACCATTGATTCAGGAGTTGCATGGATCCGTCTTCCAGGAATGCCTCACCATTACTACCACAAGAGAATTCTTCGAATGCTCGGGCAAGTAATTGGGAAggttataaaaattgattacaaCACCGAGTCCCCGTGCAGAGGCAAATTTGCTCGCATAGCGGTGGAGTTGGATTTGGCTAAACCTCTTTGTTCCCAGTTTTTGCTTGATGGCAAACTTCAGAAGGTTGAATATGAAAATCTCCCCCTGATTTGTTATGAATGTGGTAAATATAGTCACTTAAGTATTACATGCCTGGAAAGAACAAGCAACGAGGAAGATACTCATGGGGCTGAGCTGAGTCTACGATCAGTACTAGGGCGGCTCCACCACCCAAGACAGATAGATCCGGTAACCCTAAGTTTGGACCGTGGATGA